Sequence from the Elusimicrobiota bacterium genome:
CAGGCGCCGGTGAGGAGCGTCCCGAGCGCCGCCGACAGGGCCGCCGCGCCGAGGATCCCGCGCTCGGCGAGCTGGTGGAGGTAGAGATTGTGGGCGGAGCCCCATACGTTTTCGTTGTCGAGGGAGCCCTGGAAGTAGGTCGTGAACAGGGTCCGGTAATGCGAGGGGCCGACCCCGGTCCAGACATGGTCGCGGAACATCCGCCACGCGGACGACCAGAGGACGTAGCGGGCGTTTTGAGAGTCGCGCGGGTTGAAGTCCACGACCAGGCGGAACAGGGAGCGGCGATCTCCCGTCGGGAGGAACTCCCAGGCCGTCGCGATCGCGAGGAGGACCGCGGCGATCCAGGCGCCGACTCGACGCGAGGCGGGATCGAGGGCGCAGACCGCGGCGAAGCCTGCCGCCGCGGCGAAGATGGAACTGCGCGTCTGATTGAACACGAGGAGCGCGACGGTCGCCGCCATGAGCGCGCCCGCGAGTCGCCGGGCCGCCGGTCTCCGAAAAACCTCGTTGGGGCGGACGAACGCGCACAGTCCGCCGAGGAGGCAGAAGGTCAACTGCTCGCCGTACGCGACGGGATGGACGAAGGCATGCGGGCGGGGAAGAGGAAAGCCGGGCTGGCGCTCCATGATCGCGACCGCGGCTTGACCGGCTCCGACCGCCAGGATCACCGTGAAACCAGCGGCCAGCGCCGCCCAGACGGCCGGCACCGTTTCCTCGGAGAACGCGGCGGTGAGGAGGAGCAGGACCCACAGCTTGTGGAAGTCCTTGGCGTTGTCGTGAAGGCTTTGGGCGGGCCCGGTCCCGAAGCACGTCGCCGCCAGGCCGGTGAGACAATAGAACAGGATGGCCCAGACGGCGGGAGTCTTCTTCCAGGCGTTCACCACCGGCGCCGCGCCGCCGGTGGTCCAACGAGCGAACAGGGCGAGGGTCAAAAGCGCGAGGGCCGCATTGGTCGCCGCGATGGAGACGGGTAGAACCGCAGCCACGAGAAGGACCGCTGCGGCGACGGGCGTCAGGGAACGCATGAGGGAGAGTCTACCAGATGAGCCGGAGCACGGTCGCCGTGACGCCGGGGGCGAGCGCCACGTTCATCCCGGGCTTGGTCTTGAGCTTCCCGGAGACGGTCATCGCGAGGACTCCCGCGTTCGCCTTATTCAGGAAGGCGGGCAGTTCGGACTCGGGCACGCCGTCGACGAGGACGAGCGTGTCGCAGGACTTGTCCTTGAGGCGGATGAGTGCGCCCTCCGCCGAGGCCTGCGCGTAGCCGAGGCTGACGAACTTCAGCTCGAGTCCGCGCATCGCGGCGAGAGAGGCGAGGTTGTTCGCGTTGAGCCGGGGATCCTCGAGAGCGACGGCCGCGACCCTGCCCCCCGCGGCGGCGACGGCGTCGACCAGCGCTCCTCGGTCCCAGCCCGGGTCGGCGCTCGGCGGGGAGGTCCGGAAGGTCCGGGCCGCGCAGACGCAGAGCCCGGCGCCCAGCAGCAGGGCGGCCGCGGCCCCGCGGGCCGCCGCGCCGCGGA
This genomic interval carries:
- a CDS encoding O-antigen ligase family protein, translated to MRSLTPVAAAVLLVAAVLPVSIAATNAALALLTLALFARWTTGGAAPVVNAWKKTPAVWAILFYCLTGLAATCFGTGPAQSLHDNAKDFHKLWVLLLLTAAFSEETVPAVWAALAAGFTVILAVGAGQAAVAIMERQPGFPLPRPHAFVHPVAYGEQLTFCLLGGLCAFVRPNEVFRRPAARRLAGALMAATVALLVFNQTRSSIFAAAAGFAAVCALDPASRRVGAWIAAVLLAIATAWEFLPTGDRRSLFRLVVDFNPRDSQNARYVLWSSAWRMFRDHVWTGVGPSHYRTLFTTYFQGSLDNENVWGSAHNLYLHQLAERGILGAAALSAALGTLLTGAWRAARLETGSRALWALAAVAAFLVMNLTEVAFQNEQVTTLVLFIWAWGTTPLRARGENL